The Candidatus Binataceae bacterium genome segment AATCGTCACCCGGGTTATGGAAAACGCGGCCGACATCGAAAAAGGGCGCCAGTTCCAGGATGCCGTGGGTGTTGAAGAGGTCGGTTTCCCAGACCCGCGAGCGCATCTCGACGTTGATGTCGAACAGGTTATTGTCGACGAAGCGGCCCGCGCCGTAGCCGCGCAGGGTCTGTTGATTGAACAGCAGGGAGGATTCACCGCCGAGGCGCGCCATCGACCAGAATGGCACTTCGTCGCCGGCCGGCATGTACTGCAGATAGCCATGGGTGGCGAGCGTAATCTTGGGGCCGATCGGAAAGTAGTGATGGAGGTCGGCGCCGAAGCGAGTGTACGAGATCGAACTCATGAAGCTGCGGTCGGCGATCGAAGCGTATATCAAGTCGTAGCCGCCGTCGGTGGGAAGGTCGACCGAATTGCGGGTGTCGTAGGTGCCCTGTATCTGGTTGAGAACTTCGGTGCCGCCGTTGAGTCCCTTGATATTGGGGAACTCCTTGAAGATGGACGGGAGCGATTCAAATGCGCCGTTCGAAAGCCGCACGTAGCGCGGCCGCTCAAGCAGCGCTATCTGCAGGCGCGGCGTGAAGTTGTAGCCGACTCTTCCTTCGAAATAGACCTGCTCGGTCGTGTAGTTGCTCTCGTTGCCTTGGGAAGAACTGTTGCCGATTCCGTAAAACCGCTCGGTCGGATCGCGCTCGAAAAAGAAGTGCCCTTCGAGCGAAAAGTTGCTCTGATGAGTGCGCCCGGTCGCGTAGTCCAGGTCGACACGGCGCGCGATCTTTTCCTGGAATCCCGCGATCACGTAGTACTGCTCGTCAGCCGAGGGATAGCCGAGATAGCGAAACGTGCCGCCGGGTCCAAGCGTCGAGTTGCCAGTGATGTCGGGCGCGAGAATGTTGTTGATCTCGCCCTGCTTGTCCGTGAACAGCATCGCCGCCAGCACGCCGTAGGTCACGCCCGAGTTGGGGTCGGTCTCGATTTCGGGGACCGGAATCAGAGTAAAGGGCCAGTTGTGCGGATTAAGCGTGCTCGGCCAGGTGTTGGGATTGAGATATCCGGGCCAGCTGTCTGGGTTGAGCAGCGTGAAAGCGGGAGCGGACCGGGCGCAAATCAACCCCGGCGCAAGGAACAGGACTATAGCGAACAGTCTCTTCATCGACCGTTGATGATTATATAACACCTATTCCAGAACTTATGGCCTAACAACCTGACAGGCATCGAGGCTTCGATCAACACAGCCGTCTGCATTTCCGCCCTTCCCGAAAATGTGCAAGGATTCGCCAGGGCAAGCCCCGGGGTCAGTGTCAGACCCGGTTACGGCGCGGGAATTGAGCGGGCCGCCAAACGAGGGGGGGCTGGCTCATTGCGGCGCCGCAGGCGGCCGAAAATTGTCACGGAGGTTCCGCTGATGCCTAAAGTCGACGGTGGTGAACTGGTTGCCCGCGTGATGCGGGAGAACAAGGCGCGCTACTGCTTTTCGATCAACGGGGGACACCTGTTCCCGATCCTGGCGCAACTGCGCAGCAACGAAATCAAGCTCATCCATATGCGTCACGAGCAGGCGACCGCGTACGCCGCCGACGCCTATGCCCGCATGACCGGCGAGGCCGGGGTATGCATGGTTACGGCGGGATGCGGGCTGACCAACGCGATGACCGGGCTTTGTCTGGCGGCGATGACCAACAGCGCCGTGGTCTGCGTCTCCGGCCAGCATCCGAATACCGAAGACCATCAGGGCTCATTTCAGGAGGCCTACGGCTCCGAGATGCTCAGCAGCTTCGCGAAATACACCAAGCGCGTCACCGACTG includes the following:
- a CDS encoding BamA/TamA family outer membrane protein, with product MKRLFAIVLFLAPGLICARSAPAFTLLNPDSWPGYLNPNTWPSTLNPHNWPFTLIPVPEIETDPNSGVTYGVLAAMLFTDKQGEINNILAPDITGNSTLGPGGTFRYLGYPSADEQYYVIAGFQEKIARRVDLDYATGRTHQSNFSLEGHFFFERDPTERFYGIGNSSSQGNESNYTTEQVYFEGRVGYNFTPRLQIALLERPRYVRLSNGAFESLPSIFKEFPNIKGLNGGTEVLNQIQGTYDTRNSVDLPTDGGYDLIYASIADRSFMSSISYTRFGADLHHYFPIGPKITLATHGYLQYMPAGDEVPFWSMARLGGESSLLFNQQTLRGYGAGRFVDNNLFDINVEMRSRVWETDLFNTHGILELAPFFDVGRVFHNPGDDFVTDLHPVGGMGFRAIAEPFVVGYVDAGWGGEGAAVFSGINYPF